A region of Bombus huntii isolate Logan2020A chromosome 15, iyBomHunt1.1, whole genome shotgun sequence DNA encodes the following proteins:
- the LOC126873635 gene encoding coiled-coil domain-containing protein 112-like — translation MSANSGNSVKMMYDTSKKKVTSAQRDLYIRPLLRLKQQEDILDKGLVGAIENMKIDSNLLQDIINEHKELSLKRRNFLSTMYKNIKDITSELDSAKHVTKNPEDLQTLDVNTYKSKLIKLSQKMQDFEKSCPIETLMEEGTALNTEVHEFEFNLDKYEKAQKNRVRLSLLCKSKIENRQHNTGCKDIDDFHALVAVTGHTENWTMEDHLFFLKTRKRCENIPALVAAIQKKCPDLSTEIIVNHEAWYKQYTDLREKQKAAVKEWRQKRESEKKKNTDEIEKEIGNRYEDEDFLNEIPREKASCILRKTKSSTTETRSTNSSASSTESKKKELIKKWKMEKENKRLMDEEQVKMQMILKRKIEQNRRKKRKEKIQEALEQYKKKKSLENILREKDEQFKEKCTYDVTLIKAFREQDKEFTKKRKNLILRSKKPNKCESVNIRRIELVEARSYSTLFDTTKVWREKCRVEDSTMRFNELQYIKDVPKMCIRWRNEESEDLKI, via the exons ATGAGCGCCAATAGCGGAAATAGTGTTAAAATGATGTACGATACATCGAAGAAGAAAGTGACTTCCGCTCAAAGAGATTTATATATCAGACCACTATTAAGGTTGAAACAACAAGAAGATATTCTTGATAAAGGACTTGTTGGTGCGATTGAAAACatgaaaatagactcgaattTGTTACAGGATATTATAAATGAACACAAGGAATTGTCATTGAAAAG ACGAAACTTTCTGAGCACgatgtacaaaaatataaaagatattacTTCTGAATTGGATTCTGCGAAACATGTGACGAAAAATCCAGAAGATTTACAAACACTag ATGTGAACACGTACAAATCAAAATTGATCAAACTTTCGCAAAAAATGCAGGATTTCGAGAAATCTTGTCCTATTGAAACATTAATGGAGGAAGGAACTGCATTAAATACTGAAGTACATGAATTCGAAtttaatttagataaatatgaaaaagcaCAGAAAAATAGGGTACGTTTATCGTTATtatgtaaaagtaaaattgaaaatagaCAACACAATACAGGATGCAAAGATATAGACGATTTTCATGCTCTGGTTGCAGTAACAG GACACACAGAAAATTGGACCATGGAGGATCATCTGTTTTTCTTGAAAACGCGAAAAAGGTGTGAAAATATACCAGCTCTGGTTGCAGCGATCCAAAAAAAATGTCCAGATCTATCTACTGAAATTATAGTAAACCACGAGGCGTGGTACAAACAATACACAGATTTACGAGAAAAACAGAAGGCAGCTGTGAAAGAATGGCGTCAAAAGAGGGAatcagaaaaaaagaaaaataccgacgaaatagagaaagaaatcggGAATCGTTACGAGGACGAAGATTTTCTAAATGAAATCCCCAGAGAGAAAGCATCATGTATTTTAAGAAAAACAAAATCGTCTACAACGGAAACCAGAAGTACCAACAGCAGTGCCAGTTCGACCGAAAGCAAGAAAAAGGAATTGATTAAAAAgtggaaaatggaaaaagaaaataagcgTTTGATGGACGAAGAACAGGTAAAAATGCAAATGATATTGAAGAGGAAAATAGAGCAAAATAGGAGGAAGAAGCGTAAAGAAAAGATCCAGGAAGCTCTGGaacaatataaaaagaagaaatctttggaaaatattttaagagaAAAGGATGaacaatttaaagaaaaatgtacaTACGATGTAACATTGATCAAAGCATTTAG AGAGCAAGACAAAGAGTTtactaaaaaaagaaaaaatttaattctacgTTCTAAGAAGCCAAACAAATGCGAATCAGTGAATATAAGAAGGATAGAGCTCGTAGAAGCAAGGAGCTATTCGACATTGTTTGATACTACAAAAGTTTGGAGAGAAAAATGCAGAGTGGAAGATTCGACAATGCGTTTTAACGAATTGCAATATATCAAGGACGTCCCAAAAAT GTGTATCCGATGGAGGAACGAAGAATCGGAGGATCTAAAAATCTAA
- the LOC126873606 gene encoding LOW QUALITY PROTEIN: nipped-B-like protein B (The sequence of the model RefSeq protein was modified relative to this genomic sequence to represent the inferred CDS: inserted 4 bases in 2 codons), protein MNLKVHIRTLDLISIIFFVQAVMPEQVKFKMNGVIPSVPITTLAGIASLTDLLPEMPLPTPLPQTLTNKSLLFHPRVAEEAQILLSVRNENLVPQLILSLSQTSSDHIELKDNYANAEQPLETEQNTPELLKAILQINPHVFKGPQYNSPRNWAQGTPMMHTNQTSANYERFSPSYSSSSGSRQTPQGSPAHPAAARTVLPPPTGINPLPNMTPQPNMYSPAHMSSPGTPLTTLGNVTPQHHNMAGMTPQHNMHMASPMRANIPLQQHQPINIQQNMYDPMMNQQVHHPLENHQPMDIDSTVQENQQFLLDPVTGLPDIDIPIENIEAKQQSMDNVTQHLLSTTETTSYPTMDTTDMVNTLNTTTPVVIQHQQNNNSEKGMKIPVSLPEKLKEPIVMLDRLSLADQALMQKSLTAFAEKSPSRAAKMGISNREDVKSESDSEEEIGKNNKYFKARAKERQVQREKEKAERKKSEDKTRRRKRIIDDDDEDEKKEAFTPTKPKIRKVEKKLVPVLAKLSVEELMETNTYQRFNTTIETIFENTEDVATNAELDDDGDVPPELLIPKYQLHDLCTEAAKLKALGAMESIPADRLVRLLNILEKNIRDGAKVSPLADPDDDVDESRLWTQLAMERVQRAVDASLIALHIMTSNNMPKMVYLEDVIDRIVLFMKFQLQNTIYPSFDPVYKIDTKNKTDNYNSSGRKKRGHMKEVREKSILQVYNKMHELVGLLAELLNIQVLTDTSVLHASTLGVAPFFVESVSDLQLSALKLVTIIFTKYEKHRRLLLDDILASIARLPSSKRSLRTYRLNSEDHIQMLTALVLQLIQCVVVLPENVLPQHKKSQDDEEKKEEKKANYVDADVLIINKYETATRIAGNFLTVFLNKCGSKGEEIDYRPLFENFVQDLLATVNKPEWPAAELLLSLLGNLLVGHFSNKSSDMALRVASIDYLGVVAARLRKDAVSSQCKLSTIDQIIKDIKIEQQKDSEYDQVKDKEIVGLSEDEERTGFLQKVLLDYLAVNGTKDSALGYARHFYLAQWYRDCALEKSRVGQVKNSPSKKMHKKRVKKKHKHHTSDQESKSELDEPDADENDNNEQKYSETYRIIEEKKKYIISRIRPYSTGTKPDILQTYIDYNSAELISQYLASKRPFSQSFDRYLKQILHVLTESSIAIRTKAMKCLTMIVEADPSVLARVDMQLGVKHSFLDHATSVREAAVDLVGKFVLSRPELIDKYYDMLSARILDTGVSVRKRVIKILKDICMECPDFPKIPEICVKMIRRVNDEEGIRKLVMEVFQNMWFTPVRERPTLDSESLLRKVMNITDVVAASKDMGLEWFEQLLVSLFKPKEDKDDSTKMKTEPTKALLTACKQIVDCLIENVLRLEETNLEESEKSEKKGSSQRLVACLTTLYLFAKIRPQLLVNHAITLQPYLSLKCQTQGDYQIISSVAHTLELVVPLMEHPSETFLAQLEEDSVKLILQHDRSVVASCLSCLGSIVNNVTRNFKLIRDCFKKYYGHLTEYKSFYEKDPTNPMLLKYRPFVRRALFTVGLLLRHFNFTDPEVIEGLAENIKDQVFETLNYFVHLDNDDIRHFTLSAIGSLCIRHYEFMLLPELKELYHHLLTSENALVHMRIQVLNNVEVYLQEEDKRMIKQDMEWAKMSKQENLKEMGDVSSGMASTVIQLYVKEILESFLHVNISVRHAALKVIQLILAQGLVHPVQIVPYLICMSTDCEKAVSHSADKQLQDIEKKYPGFIHMKSQLGIKLSYRLQKILQNDITVRGMRVKDGEFPGALNGFLYTILRNTKQQRRAIVLSFLKQFDESAKTSLSQMLYLADNLAYFTYQVQDEPLFIIHHIDIIISMSGTNLVQSFKEALLPKEGSSQSQLQHHHQHQQHQAHASIGPDGQPRPDQLLSVLEDEEDDEEDEETLLARLPEDTTLLRDYITASQGFLLLLTLRQHLKDLYGFSDQKIGQYSPTEAAKVYEKAVSRKSNLLFKPKATLQRLKEGVSSAELDSDGRRKLVKEYLDFKQLMLKFDLEEPEEDTNEVXSNSSIEHPINSVNLMTVSGLIPVSTPVHAXCINIVSVSHIVALYVSKLTMYENHQEGTMEHRRHRTHKSEKVKKHKKKKRRKVSDSSESDEDYSDPDFLV, encoded by the exons ATGAACCTCAAGGTACATATAAGGACACTGGACctaatttcaataatattttttgtcCAGGCTGTAATGCCAGAACAAGTCAAATTCAAGATGAACGGGGTTATACCGAGTGTGCCAATCACAACTCTCGCTGGTATTGCGAGTCTTACTGACTTGTTACCTGAAATGCCCCTTCCAACACCGCTGCCTCAGACTTTAACTAACAAGTCCCTTTTATTTCATCCAAGAGTGGCAGAGGAAGCACAAATATTACTAAGTGTTCGTAATGAAAACTTAGTGCCGCAATTAATATTATCTTTATCTCAAACCTCATCTGATCATATTGAGCTGAAAGATAATTATGCAAATGCAGAACAGCCTTTGGAAACCGAGCAAAATACGCCGGAGTTACTTAAGgcaattttacaaataaatccGCATGTGTTTAAGGGGCCTCAATACAATTCACCACGAAACTGGGCCCAAGGCACACCTATGATGCATACCAATCAAACATCTGCTAATTACGAACGATTCTCACCATCCTACTCGAGTTCTTCAGGATCGAGACAAACGCCTCAAGGTAGTCCAGCTCATCCTGCTGCTGCTAGAACAGTGCTACCCCCGCCTACCGGCATAAACCCTCTACCCAACATGACTCCGCAACCAAATATGTATTCTCCAGCACATATGAGTTCTCCTGGGACGCCATTAACAACTCTTGGTAATGTAACACCTCAACACCACAATATGGCTGGTATGACACCTCAACATAATATGCATATGGCATCTCCTATGCGTGCTAATATACCTTTGCAACAACATCAACCTATTAATATCCAGCAAAATATGTATGATCCTATGATGAATCAACAAGTACATCATCCATTAGAAAATCATCAACCAATGGACATTGATAGTACAGTGCAAGAAAATCAGCAGTTTTTACTCGATCCAGTCACAGGTCTTCCTGACATTGATATACCAATAGAAAATATCGAAGCGAAACAGCAGAGCATGGATAATGTGACGCAACATCTGTTATCTACAACGGAAACCACATCTTATCCAACCATGGATACCACCGACATGGTAAATACATTAAACACTACGACGCCAGTAGTAATACAACACCAACAGAACAATAATTCAGAAAAGGGGATGAAAATACCCGTTTCTTTGCCGGAGAAATTAAAAGAGCCGATTGTCATGCTGGACAGACTATCCTTAGCAGATCAAGCTTTGATGCAGAAGAGTCTAACCGCGTTTGCCGAGAAGTCGCCAAGTCGGGCCGCGAAGATGGGCATTTCTAATCGTGAAGATGTAAAGTCTGAGTCCGATAGCGAGGAAGAAATcggtaaaaataataaatattttaaagcacGCGCGAAAGAGCGTCAGGTTCAAAGGGAAAAGGAGAAAGCCGAGAGGAAGAAGAGCGAAGATAAAACGCGCAGACGAAAAAGGATAATAGATGACGATGACGAAGACGAGAAGAAAGAAGCTTTTACACCCACGAAACCAAAAATCCGCAAAGTAGAAAAGAAACTTGTTCCTGTATTGGCTAAACTTAGTGTGGAGGAGCTGATGGAAACTAATACGTATCAACGTTTCAACACAACCATAGAAACGATATTTGAAAACACAGAAGACGTAGCGACTAATGCCGAATTggatgatgatggtgatgtGCCTCCAGAATTATTAATTCCTAAATACCAATTACACGATTTATGCACAGAAGCAGCTAAATTGAAAGCATTAGGAGCAATGGAGTCGATTCCAGCAGATAGATTGGTTAGACTGTTAAACATTTTAGAGAAAAACATTCGGGATGGAGCCAAGGTGTCTCCGTTGGCAGATCCGGACGACGATGTTGATGAAAGTCGATTATGGACACAGCTGGCCATGGAGAGAGTACAACGTGCCGTGGATGCGTCTTTAATTGCATTACACATCATGACGTCTAACAACATGCCAAAAATGGTCTACCTGGAAGACGTGATCGACAGAATAGTCCTTTTCATGAAGTTTCAATTGCAGAATACTATTTATCCTTCATTCGATCCGGTTTACAAAATAGACACAAAAAACAAGACTGACAATTATAATTCTAGTGGTCGTAAGAAAAGAGGTCATATGAAAGAAGTCCGTGAGAAGAGTATCCTTCAagtatacaacaaaatgcACGAATTAGTTGGTCTTCTTGCTGAACTATTAAACATCCAGGTTCTAACAGACACTAGTGTCCTTCATGCCTCTACATTAGGTGTCGCGCCGTTTTTTGTTGAATCGGTTAGTGATCTTCAATTGAGCGCTTTAAAATTGGTCACGATAATATTTACTAAGTACGAGAAGCATAGGAGATTGTTGTTAGATGATATTTTGGCGTCTATAGCTCGACTTCCTAGCAGCAAAAGGAGTCTAAGAACTTACAGGTTAAATTCTGAAGATCATATACAGATGTTGACAGCGTTGGTCTTACAGCTGATTCAATGCGTTGTTGTATTACCCGAAAATGTACTCCCACAACATAAGAAGTCACAAGATGatgaagagaagaaagaagagaaaaaagcaAATTACGTAGATGCAGATGTCCTGATCATAAACAAGTACGAAACCGCTACCAGAATAGCAGGGAATTTTTTAACGGTGTTCCTGAACAAATGCGGCAGCAAAGGTGAGGAAATTGATTACAGGCCACTGTTCGAGAATTTTGTGCAAGATCTGTTAGCCACAGTCAACAAACCGGAATGGCCAGCGGCTGAGTTGCTTCTGAGTTTACTTGGAAACTTGTTGGTGGGTCATTTCTCTAATAAAAGTTCAGATATGGCGCTCAGGGTGGCCTCCATCGATTACCTCGGCGTTGTCGCAGCCAGATTAAGGAAGGACGCGGTAAGTTCTCAATGCAAGCTATCTACTATTGACCAGATCATAAAGGACATCAAGATTGAACAGCAAAAGGATTCCGAATATGACCAGGTGAAAGATAAAGAGATTGTAGGTTTGAGTGAGGACGAAGAGCGGACGGGTTTTTTACAGAAAGTGCTGCTAGACTACTTGGCTGTAAACGGAACCAAGGACTCCGCCTTAGGTTACGCCCGCCATTTCTATCTAGCACAATGGTATAGAGATTGTGCGTTAGAAAAATCCAGGGTTGGTCAGGTAAAGAACAGTCCCAGTAAGAAAATGCATAAGAAGAGAGTGAAAAAGAAACACAAGCACCACACGAGTGATCAGGAATCAAAATCAGAATTAGATGAACCTGATGCCGACGAAAACGACAATAACGAACAAAAGTACTCAGAAACATACCGAATcatagaagagaaaaagaagtaCATTATAAGTAGAATAAGGCCATATAGCACTGGCACAAAACCGGATATTCTTCAGACCTATATCGATTATAATTCAGCAGAACTGATATCACAGTATCTCGCTTCGAAAAGGCCGTTTTCGCAGAGTTTCGATCGATACCTGAAGCAGATCCTACACGTGCTCACAGAGTCGTCTATAGCGATCAGAACAAAGGCGATGAAGTGCCTGACGATGATCGTTGAAGCGGATCCAAGCGTTTTGGCGCGAGTGGACATGCAGCTGGGCGTAAAGCATTCGTTTCTAGACCATGCGACGTCAGTGCGCGAGGCAGCCGTCGATCTGGTAGGAAAATTTGTACTAAGTAGGCCCGAATTAATAGATAAATACTACGACATGCTATCAGCTAGAATTCTTGATACTGGCGTTAGCGTTCGTAAGCGCGTAATCAAGATTCTCAAGGATATCTGCATGGAGTGTCCTGACTTCCCAAAGATCCCGGAGATCTGCGTGAAGATGATCAGACGAGTGAACGACGAGGAAGGTATTAGAAAATTGGTAATGGAGGTGTTTCAAAATATGTGGTTCACACCGGTCAGAGAACGTCCCACATTAGATTCCGAGTCATTGCTAAGGAAGGTTATGAATATCACGGATGTTGTGGCAGCTAGTAAAGATATGGGTTTGGAGTGGTTCGAACAGCTGCTGGTTAGCTTGTTCAAGCCCAAGGAAGATAAAGACGATAGTACAAAGATGAAAACCGAGCCCACAAAGGCATTATTGACGGCGTGCAAACAAATTGTTGATTGCTTGATTGAAAACGTTCTTCGACTAGAAGAGACGAACCTGGAAGAGTCTGAGAAGTCTGAGAAAAAAGGATCCTCTCAAAGATTGGTCGCTTGTTTGACAACCTTGTATCTATTTGCTAAGATACGGCCGCAATTGCTAGTCAATCACGCGATCACGTTACAGCCTTATTTGAGCTTGAAGTGTCAAACGCAGGGCGATTATCAGATCATCAGTAGCGTAGCTCACACATTGGAGTTAGTCGTGCCACTCATGGAACATCCTAGCGAGACTTTTTTAGCACAGTTGGAAGAGGATTCGGTGAAGCTGATTTTGCAACACGATAGATCTGTCGTGGCTAGCTGTCTTTCTTGTTTAGGTTCAATAGTGAACAATGTAAccagaaattttaaattaatacgagactgttttaaaaaatattacggACATCTGACTGAGTACAAATCCTTTTACGAGAAAGACCCTACAAATCCTATGCTTTTAAAGTATCGGCCTTTTGTCAGGAGAGCATTATTCACCGTTGGCTTGTTGCTCAGACATTTCAATTTTACCGACCCTGAAGTGATCGAGGGATTAGCGGAAAATATAAAGGATCAGGTATTCGAAACATTAAATTACTTCGTGCATCTGGACAATGACGATATTCGACATTTTACTCTGTCCGCTATTGGTTCTTTATGTATCCGTCATTACGAATTTATGTTGCTTCCTGAGTTAAAGGAACTGTACCATCATCTGCTCACATCAGAAAACGCGTTGGTTCATATGAGGATTCAGGTGCTGAATAATGTTGAGGTTTATCTACAGGAGGAAGACAAAAGGATGATTAAACAGGACATGGAATGGGCGAAGATGTCCAAACAGGAGAACCTAAAAGAAATGGGGGACGTATCGTCAGGGATGGCTAGCACAGTAATCCAGTTATACGTGAAAGAGATCCTAGAATCGTTTTTGCACGTGAACATCAGCGTTAGGCATGCAGCACTTAAAGTAATTCAGTTGATTCTGGCTCAAGGTCTAGTTCATCCAGTCCAAATAGTTCCCTACCTGATCTGCATGAGCACAGACTGCGAAAAGGCAGTGAGTCACAGCGCAGACAAGCAACTTCAggacatcgagaagaaatatccGGGTTTCATTCATATGAAATCGCAATTAGGCATCAAGCTGAGCTACCGACTACAGAAGATTCTGCAGAACGATATAACAGTAAGAGGAATGCGAGTAAAAGATGGCGAGTTTCCTGGCGCACTGAACGGTTTTCTGTACACCATCCTGAGGAACACGAAGCAACAGAGGAGAGCTATCGTCTTGTCCTTCCTGAAGCAGTTCGATGAATCTGCAAAGACAAGCTTATCGCAGATGCTCTACTTGGCTGACAATCTTGCTTATTTTACATATCAAGTACAAGACGAGCCTCTGTTCATCATCCATCACATTGATATCATCATCTCAATGTCTGGTACAAATCTGGTGCAATCATTTAAAGAGGCGCTGTTACCAAAAGAAGGCAGCAGTCAATCTCAACTGCAACACCATCATCAACACCAGCAACATCAGGCCCATGCATCTATTGGACCGGATGGACAACCGCGACCAGACCAGCTGTTATCAGTGTTAGAAGATGAAGAGGATGACGAAGAGGACGAAGAGACCCTGCTGGCAAGGTTACCAGAAGACACGACGCTGCTGAGGGATTATATTACCGCCAGCCAAGGCTTCTTGTTGCTGCTCACTCTAAGGCAGCACTTGAAAGACTTGTACGGCTTCTCTGACCAAAAAATCGGCCAATACTCGCCGACAGAGGCAGCGAAGGTGTACGAGAAGGCGGTGAGCCGTAAGAGCAATTTGCTGTTCAAACCAAAGGCCACTCTGCAGAGACTGAAGGAGGGAGTGAGTAGCGCTGAGCTCGACTCCGATGGCAGGAGGAAGCTAGTGAAAGAGTACTTGGACTTCAAACAGTTAATGCTGAAGTTCGACTTGGAAGAACCGGAAGAAGATACAAACGAGGT ATCTAATTCGTCCATCGAGCATCCGATCAATTCGGTGAACTTGATGACCGTCAGTGGACTCATTCCGGTCTCCACGCCGGTCCACGC TTGCATAAACATCGTATCAGTGTCACATATAGTGGCGTTGTATGTGTCCAAGTTAACGATGTATGAAAACCACCAGGAGGGCACGATGGAACACCGCAGACATCGGACGCACAAATCCGAGAAGGTAAAGAAAcacaaaaagaagaaaaggagaaaagtcTCCGATAGCAGCGAGAGCGACGAAGACTACAGTGATCCTGACTTTTTAGTGTGA